One window of Gloeothece citriformis PCC 7424 genomic DNA carries:
- a CDS encoding PAS domain S-box protein, with product MATLEQYKFLEEKNQQLEAELEKLRQEQQKNLQIQEKLTESEERWQLVLRGTNDGIWDWNLKTNELFLSPRWKEMLGYQDEELENHFKTWRTLLHPKDVERVMETLHEHFERKTDYYVVEFRLRCKDGSYKWILSRGQALWDHSGKPVRMAGSHTDISDRKARQSLLRSLIDCIPDLIFYKDAQGIYRICNKAFAEFVGCKDKQIIGKTDFDLFPETLALKMRDYDHQLMTQKNSRRHEEWVDYCDGSRRLLDTLKTPLLGADGELLGVIGISRDITDRKQKEKALEQQAQRDHLLSNIARQLIDQELDTAINYILQATGDLTGSDHAYIIRFSDCQGLWSMSYEWCNPLNPNVEGEIEKCQNLSVNTFPWFAQQLLSGKIVKINQLKDIPPDATAEQEALKNSLTPSMLIVPMINAGKTLGYLGLDAGASKKWTKEEVNLLKLIGEFIAIAEARQEAKEALQESEARFAGILDNANEAIISIDESHHIRLFNHAAEKIFGYGGDEVMGKPFDLLLPSRYTESHRHYLELFEQGDETAREMGGREPVFGRRKDEREFLAEVSISKLNQRGKTIFTAIVRDITERKQAEEALKKAKEAADNANRAKSEFLASMSHELRTPLNAILGFTQVLGRNSYLTEEDKTNLDIISRSGEHLLDLINDILEMSKIEAGRTTFNEGSFDLYQLLDSLENMLRLRAEAKGLQLIFDRVSDVPQFIQTDEGKLRQVLINLLGNAIKFTEQGGVTLRVKTGGMMPSSLSKKIKIIFEIEDTGLGIASEEIDKLFEAFGQTESGRNSHQGTGLGLPISQKFVELMGGKIGVNSILGRGSIFTFDIRVKLAEAQQIKTNQPIRKVIGLAPNQPKYRILAVDDRLESRLLLTKLLTTMGFDVREATNGKEALEIWEDWHPHLIWMDMRMPVMDGYEATQEIKSSIQGQATVIIALTASAFEEDRTIVLSAGCDDFMRKPFREEMLWEKMAQHLGVSYIYEDLSSSTVGQDTSSLANIEHLKSEMMLMSPSWIEQLNQAACECNDERILELIESIPLEQTELIKILRNLANNYRFDQIIELGKI from the coding sequence ATGGCGACCTTAGAGCAATATAAATTCTTAGAAGAAAAAAATCAACAATTAGAAGCCGAACTGGAGAAACTTCGTCAAGAACAACAAAAAAATCTCCAGATTCAAGAAAAATTAACCGAAAGTGAGGAACGCTGGCAATTAGTTTTACGGGGGACGAATGATGGAATATGGGACTGGAATTTAAAAACCAATGAATTATTTCTGTCTCCCCGTTGGAAAGAAATGTTAGGGTATCAGGATGAGGAACTAGAAAACCATTTTAAAACTTGGAGGACACTACTTCATCCCAAAGATGTAGAACGAGTGATGGAAACGTTACACGAACATTTTGAGCGAAAAACGGATTATTATGTGGTAGAGTTTCGTCTTCGCTGTAAAGATGGGAGTTATAAATGGATTTTGTCTCGTGGACAAGCGTTATGGGATCACAGTGGAAAACCGGTCAGAATGGCCGGATCTCATACGGATATTAGCGATCGCAAAGCGAGACAAAGTTTATTAAGGTCTTTAATTGATTGTATTCCTGACTTAATCTTTTATAAAGATGCTCAGGGAATTTATCGAATTTGTAATAAAGCTTTTGCTGAATTTGTGGGATGTAAAGATAAACAAATCATCGGGAAAACGGATTTTGATCTCTTTCCGGAAACTCTCGCGTTAAAAATGCGTGATTACGATCATCAATTAATGACTCAAAAAAATTCTCGTCGTCATGAAGAATGGGTAGACTATTGTGATGGAAGTCGTCGTCTTTTAGATACTTTAAAAACTCCTTTATTAGGAGCAGATGGAGAGTTATTAGGAGTTATTGGTATTAGTCGGGATATTACTGATCGTAAACAGAAAGAAAAAGCTTTAGAACAACAAGCACAAAGAGATCATTTACTCAGTAATATTGCTCGACAATTAATCGATCAAGAACTTGATACAGCGATTAATTATATTTTACAAGCAACTGGAGACTTAACCGGCAGCGATCACGCCTATATTATTCGGTTTTCAGATTGTCAAGGGTTATGGAGTATGAGTTATGAATGGTGTAATCCTCTCAACCCCAATGTAGAAGGTGAAATTGAAAAATGTCAAAATCTTTCTGTCAATACTTTTCCTTGGTTTGCCCAACAATTATTAAGTGGAAAAATTGTCAAAATTAATCAATTAAAAGATATTCCTCCAGACGCTACCGCAGAACAAGAAGCTCTAAAAAATAGTTTAACCCCTTCTATGTTGATTGTTCCGATGATTAATGCGGGCAAAACTTTAGGATATTTAGGGTTAGATGCAGGGGCTTCTAAAAAATGGACAAAGGAAGAAGTAAATTTATTAAAATTGATAGGAGAATTTATCGCCATTGCTGAAGCGCGACAAGAAGCAAAAGAAGCTTTACAGGAATCAGAAGCCCGTTTTGCTGGTATTTTAGATAATGCCAATGAAGCGATTATTTCCATCGATGAAAGTCATCACATTCGATTATTTAATCATGCAGCCGAAAAAATCTTTGGTTATGGAGGAGATGAAGTCATGGGAAAACCCTTTGATTTACTCTTACCCAGTCGTTATACTGAGAGTCATCGTCACTATTTAGAACTCTTTGAACAAGGGGATGAAACCGCTAGAGAAATGGGAGGAAGAGAGCCAGTTTTTGGCCGTCGTAAAGATGAAAGGGAGTTTTTAGCTGAAGTTTCTATTTCTAAACTGAATCAACGGGGTAAAACGATTTTTACCGCTATTGTTCGGGATATTACTGAACGTAAACAAGCAGAAGAAGCCCTTAAAAAAGCTAAAGAAGCGGCGGATAATGCTAATCGAGCAAAAAGTGAGTTTTTGGCGAGTATGAGTCATGAACTGCGAACGCCTCTCAATGCGATTTTAGGCTTTACTCAAGTGTTAGGAAGAAATTCCTATTTAACTGAAGAAGATAAAACCAATTTAGACATTATTAGTCGCAGTGGGGAACATTTATTAGACTTAATTAATGACATTTTGGAGATGTCAAAAATTGAAGCCGGTAGAACGACGTTTAATGAGGGGAGTTTTGATTTATATCAACTTCTAGATAGTTTAGAAAATATGTTGCGTCTGAGGGCAGAGGCGAAAGGATTACAGTTGATTTTTGATAGAGTTTCCGATGTGCCCCAATTTATTCAAACTGATGAAGGAAAGTTACGGCAAGTTTTAATTAATCTTCTCGGTAATGCTATCAAGTTTACTGAACAAGGGGGGGTGACTCTGCGGGTGAAAACTGGGGGGATGATGCCTTCTTCTCTTTCTAAAAAGATAAAAATTATCTTTGAAATCGAAGATACAGGGCTAGGTATTGCTTCAGAGGAAATCGATAAATTATTTGAGGCTTTTGGGCAAACTGAAAGCGGTAGAAATTCTCATCAAGGGACTGGATTAGGATTACCCATTAGTCAAAAATTTGTAGAATTGATGGGGGGAAAAATTGGAGTTAATAGTATTTTAGGTCGTGGCAGTATATTTACTTTTGATATTAGGGTAAAATTGGCGGAAGCTCAACAAATTAAAACAAATCAACCGATTCGCAAAGTCATTGGATTAGCTCCAAATCAACCTAAATATAGAATTTTAGCGGTGGACGATCGCCTTGAAAGTCGTTTATTATTAACAAAACTTTTAACTACAATGGGGTTTGATGTGCGAGAGGCGACTAATGGCAAAGAAGCGTTAGAAATTTGGGAAGATTGGCATCCTCATTTAATTTGGATGGATATGAGAATGCCGGTGATGGATGGGTATGAAGCGACTCAAGAGATTAAGTCTTCTATTCAGGGACAAGCAACGGTTATTATTGCTTTAACTGCCAGTGCGTTTGAAGAAGACCGAACGATAGTATTATCGGCAGGATGTGATGATTTTATGCGTAAACCGTTTAGAGAAGAGATGCTTTGGGAAAAAATGGCTCAACATTTAGGAGTGAGTTATATTTATGAGGATTTATCCTCTTCTACGGTTGGTCAAGATACTTCATCTTTGGCTAATATTGAACATCTAAAATCTGAAATGATGTTAATGTCTCCATCCTGGATTGAACAGTTAAATCAAGCGGCTTGTGAATGTAATGATGAGCGGATTTTAGAGTTAATTGAATCCATTCCTTTAGAGCAAACGGAACTGATTAAAATTTTGAGAAATTTAGCTAATAATTATCGTTTTGATCAGATTATTGAACTAGGAAAAATTTAG